The Mycolicibacterium cosmeticum DNA window CCGCAGGGCCACGGCGGTCTGCGCCAGCATGGAACGGAACTCGGTGGACACGATGTGCAGTTCGTCGACGCCGAGGATGCCGTCGGCGCCCGGATCGTCACCGTCGTCGTCGGCACCGGACAGGAACGCCTCCACCAGGGTGTCGGCGATCTCCTTGGCATTCTCGTAGGTGGGCCGCTCGGAGAAACCGGTCCACGACTCGGTCACGGCGCGCTGACGGAAGCTGTAGTAGCCCAGCGCCTTTCGGCCGACGACGTACAGCACCGGATTCTTGCCCTCGTCGCGCAGCAGCGAGAACAGCTCCTCGGCCCGGCGCAGCACGTTGGCGTTGTAGCCACCGCACAGTCCGCGGTCCGAGGACACCACCAGGACACCGGCCCGCTTGGGGCTCTCCCGCTCGACGAGCAGCGGGTGGTCCAGCGCGCTGGCCCCGGCAAGCTCGGTGAGCATGTTGGTGATCTCGGTGGCGTAGGGCCGGGCCGCTTCGACCCGGGCCTGCGCCTTGGCGATTCGCGACGTGGCGATCAGCTCCTGGGCCTTGGTGATCTTCTTGATCGACCCGGCGGAGCGGATACGTCCGCGTAGCTCGCGCAGTGTGGCTGCCATGTGTTACCTAGGCCTTCTTGGGAGCAGGCTTGCGGACCTTGACCGATTCCTTCTCCAGGTCCTCGGGGTCCAGTGCTTCCGCGTCGGCTTCCTTGACCACCACGGAGCTGCCGTCGGAAGCGGAGAAGCCCTTCTTGAACTCGTTGATCACCGAGACCAGCTTCTCCTCGTTCTCCTCGGAGAGCTTCTTGGTGTCCTTGATCCCGGTCAGGATGTCGGAGTGGCTGGCCTTCACGTGCTCCAGCAGCTCGTCGACGAAACGCGAGACGTCTTCGGCGGGAACCGAATCCAGGTGGCCCTGGGTACCCAGGAAGATCGACACCACCTGGTCCTCGACCGACAGCGGGCTGTACTGGGGCTGCTTGAGCAGCTCGACGAGGCGGACACCGCGGTCCAGCTGCGCCTTGGAAGCGGCGTCCAGATCGGAGGCGAAAGCGGCGAACGCCTCCAGCTCGCGGTACTGCGACAGATCCAGACGCAGCGAGCCGGCCACCTCTTTCATGGCCTTGATCTGGGCGGCGCCACCGACGCGGGACACCGACACACCGACGTTGACGGCCGGCCGCACACCCTGGTTGAACAGGTCGGACTCCAGGAAGCACTGGCCGTCGGTGATCGAGATGACGTTGGTCGGGATGTAGGCCGAGATGTCGTTGGCCTTGGTCTCGATGATCGGCAGACCGGTCATCGAGCCACCGCCGAGCTCGTCGGACAGCTTCGCGCAACGCTCCAGCAGACGGGAGTGCAGGTAGAAGACGTCACCCGGGTAGGCCTCGCGACCCGGCGGGCGGCGCAGCAGCAGCGAGATGGCGCGGTAGGCCTCGGCCTGCTTGGTGAGGTCGTCGAAGACGATCAGCACGTGCTTGCCGTCGTACATCCAGTGCTGGCCGATGGCCGAGCCGGTGT harbors:
- a CDS encoding F0F1 ATP synthase subunit gamma, which produces MAATLRELRGRIRSAGSIKKITKAQELIATSRIAKAQARVEAARPYATEITNMLTELAGASALDHPLLVERESPKRAGVLVVSSDRGLCGGYNANVLRRAEELFSLLRDEGKNPVLYVVGRKALGYYSFRQRAVTESWTGFSERPTYENAKEIADTLVEAFLSGADDDGDDPGADGILGVDELHIVSTEFRSMLAQTAVALRIAPMVVEYVGEAETGPHTLYSFEPNAETLFDALLPRYIATRVYAALLEAAASESASRRRAMKSATDNADDLIKALTLAANRERQAQITQEISEIVGGANALADAR
- the atpA gene encoding F0F1 ATP synthase subunit alpha, coding for MAELTISAADIEGAIEDYVSSFSADTEREEIGTVVDAGDGIAHVEGLPSVMTQELLEFPGGVLGVALNLDEHSVGAVILGEFEKIEEGQQVKRTGEVLSVPVGDAFLGRVVNPLGQPIDGQGDITADTRRALELQAPSVVQRQGVGEPLQTGIKAIDAMTPIGRGQRQLIIGDRKTGKTAVCVDTILNQREAWETGDPKQQVRCVYVAVGQKGTTIASVKRALEEGGAMEYTTIVAAPASDPAGFKWLAPYTGSAIGQHWMYDGKHVLIVFDDLTKQAEAYRAISLLLRRPPGREAYPGDVFYLHSRLLERCAKLSDELGGGSMTGLPIIETKANDISAYIPTNVISITDGQCFLESDLFNQGVRPAVNVGVSVSRVGGAAQIKAMKEVAGSLRLDLSQYRELEAFAAFASDLDAASKAQLDRGVRLVELLKQPQYSPLSVEDQVVSIFLGTQGHLDSVPAEDVSRFVDELLEHVKASHSDILTGIKDTKKLSEENEEKLVSVINEFKKGFSASDGSSVVVKEADAEALDPEDLEKESVKVRKPAPKKA